The genomic stretch taattttgataataatttttatatatttaattttcagagcttgtttttaatccgaatataacatatttatatgtttttggaatcagcaaatgatggaaaataagataaacgtaaatttggatcgttttataaaatgttttttttttttacaattttcagatttttaatgaccaaagtcattaattaatttttaagccaccacgctgaaatgcaataccgaagtccgggcttcgtcgaacattacccgaccaaaatttcaaccagtttggttgaaaaatgagggcgtgacagtgccgcctcaactttcacgaaaagccggatatgacgtcatcaaagacatttatcaaaaaaatgaaaaaaaacgtctgaggatatcatacccaggaactctcatgtcaaatttcataaagatcggtccagtagtttagtctgaatcgctctacacacacacacacagacagacagacacacgcacacacacgcacaaacttgactaaatgtaaaaagataaaatattttcgtgacctagcatcatcaagttcaaagcaaaactcaaagaatatatggaaggcaataaatgaacttacaaataaaaaggctgccagtcatccgagttgtatcaaggacatatctcccgatgatttaaacacacatttttctaAAATAGCTGAAAATGTGGTTAAAAATGATAAGTCcaaattaaatgatttgaaagttttagaagaattttgcaaatcaaaacaaatttcatgtcaagcaaaaattcaccttcttacagtacctgaagtttttcacgcacttacacacctcaagcaaacaggcacccgggggctcgatgggcttgatggtaggattcttaaattgtcagcccccgtaatttctgaaacacttacctacatttacaatctctgtttagacaaaaaatatttttcagtcgccctgaaacaggctaaagtcattcctctgtttaaatcaggtgacaaaagagacccctcaaattataggccaatttccattttgtctgtgttatcaaaaccactggaaaagcatatcaacatacacatcctaacacatttcaaccaaaacaacttattccatcctaaacaatcaggatttagagttaagcattcctgccacactaccctaatctctcttgttgatcagtggttggacaaaataaacgataatgaattctgtggtgccattttcgtagactttgcaaaagcctttgacgtaattgatcacacattattgcttagaatattcggtttgtatggcgtcggatatgatactatcaatcttgttagttcattcctctctgacagacacagacagttcttacaaacactagagcatcgagcatgcaagctgtagattacggtgtaccacaaggatcggtattaggacctctgatcttctcaatatatgttaatgacctccccctttatattcaacatttatgtgaactttttgcagatgataccacaattcactccagtaacaaaaatttaactcgcttatcagaatccctccaagagagtctaaaccagctgacagaatggactgacctaaatcacatgtctcgtaacccaaagaaaaccaaatatatgataattacaactagacaaaaacgacagaatttttacctcaactggtcccgatttaatgattgacggcaatatagtggaaaaagtcgaccatcacaaagttctaggtgtccacatcgataacaacctgtcttggtcaactcacattgaacaacttagtaaattagtgtcaaagaaagtgtacctcttatctagatttaaacacttccttaattgtcaagccaggaagttatttttcactgctcatattcagtctcttattgattacgcatccactctatgggactcagcaagtgataattccctaaagctactcagcagattacacaaaagagcgctaaaagtagtattactcaaacagactactctcaccgactcagactacatcaacatagggttcctacctctaaagtcaagaatgaattataacaaaggaataatgatgcataaaattatgacagaaaatgcacccgaaaccatttgttcaaagttctctttgaagaattcgcaccactttataaaactaaacactcctcttcctaggatagacctatttatatcaagtcttgtttattcaggaagcagcctctggaacgctcttccggacgccctgcggcaatccaccaatacggattcttttagaaccaaatattctttccatttaatgaactctatgaacaaataaacttgattggtatgttctcttgtatacagttgttcattatcggaattatggtttattgtgacaaaatcacgaagatttggctctgtaatacattgttttgctgagctaatgtattgttgcaaagtatgcttactttgcgtttatcttcattgctttacacccaattttgaacactaccttatgatctacaatgcttctacataatgcgcttcgtgtacataaacttatatgttctaccattaatgtttttatgtaacctttttctttttttttccctagtcatagttatagtaaaatagtttagtccctctttagggcgagggccagatgcaaaaaagcatatctatgcttattcttgtcaccctcgaaaaatacagatttgtcattgtcattgtcattgtcattgtctctctctctctttctttttttctctcgctctttctctcttctctctctctctctctctctctctttctctctctctctctctctctctctctctctctctctctctctctctctctctctctctctctctgttcgtctgtctgttctcgcccctccctccctctctctcaattcTATGTAGTTCTTAACTGGCCGGAGGCTGGACATAGACAGAACATTGTGTATGCTACCACCTTTGCCCTAGTAAATAAATTGCAGAAGAAAATTTGCGTCAAAAGAAACAGTGATAGTTAGTCGTACGTTCAGGTTGTCAACCGATACCCTCACAGAATCGGCCGGTTAAACATAATTATTGACATCAatgaagtgggttttttcctgAAAAATGAGGAAAGTAATTTCGTTTCATGATTGCTGGGCAGACTTGAAAGCTCAGATTTCTTTCAACATCAAAAACCGACACATTATTTGTTTTCTATTTGCAACACCGAATTTTAGTTGTGTTATACGAGGGCCAACTGAGAAGTACCGAGCCCGACCAAGAAGGAATTGACTTAAACATTCGAAACTTGGCATGAATTATGAAAGGTTCTTATGAAGACTTCATGGAAAATAATACGTATTTTCAACGGTTAGTTTGTGTGCCTTGGTTTATCATAGAACAGTACCTCTCTGTTTACCccacaagggagacaactgacAAAGAGCAGTGATCCAATATTTGCAAAGAAAAATACATCAAAATATGTTGCCCACTGGAAAATCATAAAGACATGACATAAACGTATGGCAGTGATACCCTTTCATACACCACAGTAAGAAGGTGGTTAGCTGAATTCAGGCTTGGAAGGAACACCGTTTAAGATGACAAACGGTGCGGAAAACCACAACGGTCACAACTCAAAAAgccggttttttttaaacataagtttattttaacaaaggttacaatcatgacatgtatacacagttcacagaaacagcaacaagctagaagcttatagtggtgtttctgcatgacagtacaacataaggcggtaacggctgaaaaatttgtctcaataaaccaaatctattaataacgtaatgaacgttgcataatgattataaagaaagacagtaaaggaaggaaggagggaaagaagatgaataaaagaagagggatgggtaggagatgtgcagaagttaaagttgttgtccggcttgtagagcatttattctgatttacccaaagcggcctgaacgtttaatgaacgagtgtacggtggaaaaaaatttcctgttcaaatctaaggaatactgtctgtctccgtttaaaaggtgggggaggtgaattatgtgattggggagggtatgtatagtttcttgacgtgcttcgcgataatttggacaatcgaatatgaagtgttgtacggattcggacgggaatccgcagtcacaagatgcatctgtagcaacgtgacgtctcactagatcgttattaagatcacttatatataacctgagcttacagtgaattatttgtgacatgcgatctccagaataaaaataacacggcggacttaaatcgttttttgacaaaaagtgcttgaattcacttagggaatcactaagttttatatagtctggtaaaaaattccagagttgtgtagtagatgggagaaatgagtttctgtataattcagttttaaacgatggaactttcctgtctagaggtctgcgccggtgatatgggttattagttgatatcagtggtggcaatatcgctaataagtagtttggcaccttgcggtgaacgatcttgtgaaataatatcaatttatgacgttttcgcctctctagtaatgaaataaagcctgactcatcgtacaatttttgatggcttgtaccgcggactgctccaacaatggttcgaattgcatctaagtgaatactttcgagctcggtggctaactccttagggcagttgtcccagagaacatcagcataatcaaaatgtggcaatatgaaggatttatacattatttctaaagcttttctgcctagtctatatttataagatcgtaagcaagctactagcgtacggcattttgctataacagatttaatatgtaactcccacttaccgttattctgaataataataccgagatgtttatgactttcagtttcttgtaaaattgtgccaccgaagtttaaagggatgtaatctggatttcttttcctgcttatattcagaagttttgttttactttgattaaatttaactttccactgtcTAGCCCACTGGTCGATTTTATCAAGATCTGAGTTAAAAATATCTGTTCGCATCTGAGAATTTTCCAGGCTTAAATACATACTTGTATCGTCGGCAAACAGTTTAATAATGGATTCAACGTTATCAACTATGTCGTTAATGTAAACCAGAAAAAGGAGAGGTCCTAGAATAGAGCCTTGTGGAACGCCTGTTTGCACAGGTAAGTAGCTAGACATACTTCCTTTAAGCACCACTGCTTGTGTTCGATCAGTTAAATAGTTTTGCAACCAATTAAACATCTGACCTTGAATCCCTAGTGCAAATAACTTTCTCAGAAGACATTTGTGCCAGACTCTGTCAAATGCTTTGGAAATGTCGAAAAAGATTGCTTGGACAGTAATGCTGTCGTCGAGTGACTTGCAAAAGTCGTTATATAGGCATGTTAACTGGTACACAGTGGAGTCACCGGGAATAAAACCAGACTGGGAAGGTGTGATTATGTTATTcgatacaaaataatcaaacacatgtttctgaacacatttttcaagaGCTTTACCTACGCAGCTTAAGAGTGAGATGGGACGATAATTTTAACAGTCTCCTTTATCCCCCTTTTTAAATATCGGTGTTATGTGTGCTGTTTTCCATTTGCTTGGAAATACACCCTCATTTAATGATCTAGTAAATAAAATAGATAGAGGTTCTGCTATTATAGGTAAACTTGCAATAAGAATCTTATTATGAATTTTATCAGGCCCGACAGCTTTAGATGTATCAAGACTTTCGATTACACTTTTCACTTCTTCGGAAGTCACGACCATATCGTCGATAAATAACTCTGCATTGTCTATATCGGGAACATTATCGTCTGTGTCgtttatttctgattgtttaacAAAAGACATATTAAATAATTCAGCCTTTTCCTGGTCTTCAAAATGGGTTTTACAATCAACTGTTAGTGGCGGGATTTCGTTTTGGTCAGACCCTTTCTTTGCCATAAACCTGTTAACTAATTTCCACCACTGCTTCTGACCAAATTTCTTTGGATCAGATACGGAGCGGTCAAGTTCCTCTAAATATTGTTTCTTTCGCGTTCGAATAGCATCTGTGTATTGGTTCCTTATCTTACGAAAGAGTCCCCAAGCTTGTGGTGTGTCTACATGCACAGCAATAGTATGAATAAATCTTTTTCGGTCttttaatttcaaaatatatgatgTGATCCAGGGTGTGTCTCCCTCCCGAATGGTGACTTCCTTGACAGGCAAGCAGGTTTTCACGATCGAATACAACTGCTCCGAAAAAAGAGAAGCTGCGGTATGAATATCTTCTAAAGTCACTATGTTTGACCAATCAATTTTCTGTAACTCAACTATTAACTTTTGACCGTCTAGTTTGCTATAATCTAAAATCGTTCTTTTTGAGTGTGATCTTTTCTTCAAATGATGCTTTAAATAAACGACTGGTACGGAGTGATCACTACAAATGGGAGGAATAACTTCTACTTTATCAACAATGTCAGTGCTTGGGGTAATAATCAGGTCGATACAGGTGGACGTATCTTCAGTTATCCGTGTGGGACATGTAACTAGTTGCTTTAAGCTGTCATGTCTTGCCGTGTTGCTGTCACTGTCATGTCTTGCCGTGTTGCTGTCTCTGTCATGTCTTGCCGTGTTGCTGTCATGTCTTGACGTGTTGCTGTCTCTGTCATGTCTTGACGTGTTGCTGTCACTGTCATGTCTTGACGTGTTGCTGTCTCTGTCATGTCTTGACGTGTTGCTGTCACTGTCATGTCTTGACGTGTTGCTGTCACTGTCATGTCTTGCCGTGTTGCTGTCTCTGTCATGTCTTGCCGTGTTGCTGTCACTGTCATGTCTTGACGTGTTGCTGTCTCTGTCATGTCTTGACGTGTTGCTGTCACTGTCATGTCTTGCCGTGTTGCTGTCTCTGTCATGTCTTGCCGTGTTGCTGTCTCTGTCATGTCTTGCCGTGTTGCTGTCTCTGTCAAGTGTCATGTTTTGGCGTGTTGCTGTCTCTGTCATGTCTTGACGTGTTGCTGTCACTGTCATGTCTTGCCGTGTTGCTGTCTCTGTCATGTCTTGCCGTGTTGCTGTCTCTGTCATGTCTTGCCGTGTTGCTGTCTCTGTCAAGTGTCATGTTTTGGCGTGTTGCTGTCTCTGTCATGTCTTGACGTGTTGCTGTCACTGTCATGTCTTGCCGTGTTGCTGTCTCTGTCATGTCTTGCCGTGTTGCTGTCTCTGTCATGTCTTGCCGTGTTGCTGTCTCTGTCAAGTGTCATGTTTTGGCGTGTTGCTGTCTATGTCGTGTCTTGACGTGTTTGTGTCACTGTTGTGTCTTGACGTGTTATTGTCACTTTCATGTCTTGACGTGTTGCATTCTCTGTCATGTCTTGACATGTTGCTGTCACTGTCGTGTCTTGACGTGTTGCTAAGGCAACGCAACGCCCAGTGTCAGTCTGCGTGTATTGATTACAACAAGTCTGCCAGCCCTGAATTCATTTCACCAAAGGCGGCAAAGAAACCGTTGATGTGCAGGCATTAAAGCCGCTTTGTGCCTTTCTCCACACCTATTTCAACACGGCACAATGGCCATTGTGTGCAACTAGCACACGTGCATATGAATGGCTCAGGAACGCTGCTGACGGCTATAGTGGAATGTTTACAGCCAACCATGTAAAAACCAAATTGACTGCAAACGCtttaaaattcagaataaaaaccaCGGCATGTTATTTGAACGTTTAGATCATGACAAAATGAAACCCTATCTTGTTGGTTATTGCTACATATTGTTACACCATACACATGTAAatggttggtttaaacaaaactttattcaattttaatcatgacaagaacaatgcatggatgattacatactcaagcatataatgcttattttaagcaatcatagtatttacaaaacaaaggttagcatgatggcggaataagtacattagctcctttcaggaaacgaaaaacatgtaaatggtTGTAACATATCGGTTCCCTGTCTGAACCTAGTaagtgtaacgttttgtttggtCATGAATTAAACTTTCCAATAACATATCTTTCTCGTGTGTTTAACAATTTTTTATATAACAATAAATTCAAACCTTGTattctattttatttttgtcCCAATGTTGTTTGTTTCTATATCTGGTTAATTCATTTTCAGTCAACTGTTTGGTTCAGCTGTGTTACGGCCGGAATttcggtgtgtatgtctgtatgtatgtatatctactcctatcagaaattgtgcgtgctactctctgtttactaataactgttcttcacacacacacacacacaacactccaaccaggcacaaagacaagaacacagCAAAGCCCTTTGCCCCTGCACCTCTATTAAAGTATTCaatcacaacataaacatattattctacATCCATTCTACAGATCACTTTCGCTCAACATGAAAGTCCTATTTCTGTTAACACACAGAAATCAAACTGCACAAAATTACATACATGTTATTATGTCATGCAATCTACAGTTCTCGTGCACACACGTATAACACTTGAGGCTTTGTTCCGTGAAAGCCCGTCTGTCTCAAAACACACGAAGACACTGTCTCAAACAATTCTTCTGTTACTATTCACTTCTGTTATACACAGAAGACAAACCCCACGACGCTCGACGTCTCGTGGTTATTCACTCGGGAAACGTATCTGTGCAGCTATCACGCTGGTTAAATTCTCTCAGTCGTACTCACAGTATACAGTGGCACACACTgcttcaccccacccacacaactgtctcgtgtggtggaatgggacggggttcccgttacgcagcgcttcacgctgtctTTCCCTCCAGCGTCTCCACAGCCCTCGGCTGGAGCATGAGGGcagaacctcccgtctcgttccCGCTTCCGCGACCGCTCTCGGCCCGGGATATCTCCGTGACCCACTCGGCCCGGGGTGctaaaaaacacaagtttaaactaccataagtctccatacttgaataaacttttataacgttctttatcactaccgtcaactatcttatgcggttacagtatatacacccgctaactcataagcgaattcatttccgaaaaacatgtaaacattccatTTTCCACAATGGCTGACAACCGCGCACGTTTTTCAGTTaattcacacatgactctcccggtcatttctcaagtcaatatttccgagcaaaataatatctccgagtaaaatatcaattcaataaatacctgtaaacacagcagctGAATCTACTGACTCAGTACCGCGACACGGGTCTCCAAACGACCTCTAGCGCCCGGTGAGAACTTTACACTTGGGAGACACGTCTGCTCCTGTCGACAGTCTGCAAAGCTCTGCGCCTGTATTATCTTTACAACGCCCCCTCGGTCTATACtctgctctgattggtcaccgACACTACTGCACTGCGTCAGTGACGTCACTGTACGGTGTCCactcaaagttcgtggcccatAAATTCTGTACACCTGAGTCACATAATTCCAATATACactatgtgcaaatccgtttgtcacattACCCCCTCCTCCCAGAAAAAAATGACCGACCGAGGTTATTTTTCTTAAGGATAATAGGCAAAAGAGGGTAACTACTTTACTGAACTGCAATCTTCATACCAGTTTCCTCTAGGGAACAGACTGGTCATGATTTGAACGTGACAACAAATCGGCAAACACGTTCCGTGTTCCCGGTATCGGTTCAACTGTGAACCTGTACTCTTGCAACGAGAGTGACCAACGCAAAACTCTTGCGTTCTTGAAACGACACGTTTGAATGTACGCCAGTGGTTTGTGATCTGTCTGCAAGACGAAGACCACTCCCCATAGGAACTTGGAGAACTTTGCAACAGCCCACACAATTGCTAGACATTCCCTTTCAATCGTGCTGTATCTGGTTTCCCGTGGCAACAACTTCTTGCTCGCAAAGGCAACTGGGTGAAGTGTACCTTCCAAGTCCTGCATCAAAGTCGCGCCCAAACCAACTCCACTGGCATCAGTCCGGAGAACAAAAGACTGGTCCAGTTTTGGCAATTGTAAAACTGGGAACTCAGAAAAGATCTGCTTCATACGTGTTAAAGCAGTCTCACATGCAGGCGTCCACTGGGTGGTTCGACCACTCGAATCTTTGACGAGATCTGAGATCGGTGCTGTGAGAGTTGCGAATCCCGCCACATACCTCCGATAGAAGCTCAACAATCCCAACAGAGATCGGACCTGCTTCTTGGTGGTAGGAGTAGGAATCGCcagaatcttctggatcttctCCTCCTGTGGACGAAGCATTCCCTCTCCCACAACATGACCCAAGAACTCAAGACTACGACAACCTGTCGAAATCTTGGACGGTTTTGCAGTGAGGTTGAACTGTAAAAGTTTCTGTAGAACTCCCCGTACATGCTTTAAATGGGCAGAAAATGAGCAACTGTGCACCAAAATGTCGTCAAAGAAGTTCATGCTGGAGACGTCCTGAAGCCTCAACATTCGCATCATACGAGCGAACACTGCTGGAGCCGAAACAAGCCCAAAAGGCATTCTGATCCATTGGTACAAACCCATGTGCgtagcaaacgctgttttatGCCTGTCAACGGGGTTTACAACAATCTGCCAGTACCCCTTTGTGAGATCAATGCGAGTGAAGTACGAACAATGAGCAAGCCTCGTAAAGAGTTCATCCACATCTGGGATTGGTTCTGCGTCAAACACAGTTACCTTGTTCAAAGCTCTGTAGTCAATGCAAAATCGACAAGCaccatctttcttttttaccaAAACAACAGGAGCTGAGTATGCAGATTTGGACTTCTCAATCACTCCCAAGTCGATCATAGTCTGCAATTCTCTCTCAACCACTTCCTTCGAAGAGAATGGTAAATCATATGCACGTCGTCGTACTGGCACATCAGTGGTCAAATCCACATCAAGAAAAAGATCTCCATTGAACGAACCTGGCCAAGTTGTCAAAATCTGAGCAAACTCAGAAAATACCTCATGCAGACTCGATTTCTGCATCTCTGAGAGACCTTTGTCAAAGTCTATAGACGATATGTCTTCATCTTTCATGGAAGACGACATGGGAGCCGGCAAGGTAGGTAACGAAGTAAAATCATCTTCTTCTTGCACCACAGCAATGGTATCACCTACCACCAATGGAGGTTTCTCCGGTCCATAGACTGGTAGAACAGTCTTCCTTGCTTTTTCAGGGAACTTATCAGAGACTGTCTCACCCCTGAAAGTCGTGATAGTGTTCCAAGAAACACACCTGCCCCCTGACACTGACGTATCACACTCTTGCTCTGTCTCAACAGCACTCATACCTCGTCGCACATACTGTTTCAACATGTTAGCGTGAAAGATCTTTGAACGACCTCTCACCAGGATTTTGTAATCCGGATGCAAGCATTCCTGAACTTGGTATGGACCAGACCATGTCATCAATAGTTTGTTGGTATTTGTAGGCAGTAAGACTAACACCTCGTCCCCCACATCAAAAGTGCGCTGCCTCGCACGTTGATCAAAGTATTTCTTCCCTCTTTTGGAAGatttttctgaattttgttttgCTAACTCACACGTTTCTGCAATGATGTTCTTTAGTTCAAATAGATATGCGTAGATGGGTTTTGCCTCAGCATCTTCAGTATTTGGACCCTGAGTCCACGAATCTGCTATCAAAGAAATGGGACCTTTGGGCGAACGACCAAACATGAGCTCAAAAGGGCTAAACCCTGTACTTTCAGATGGAAGCTCTCTGCATGCAAACAGTAACGCTGGCAAATAGCGATGCCATGCCTTCGGCTGCGTATGGACAACTTTCCGCAACATCGCTTTCAGAGTTCCATGAAATCTCTCTACAGTCCCATTCGCCTGTGGATGATATGGCGAAGTTCGCACAGCATGCGTACCGCACAACGCATGGAACTGCTTCATGAGTTCAGAGTTGAACTGCGAACCCTGATCAGACAAAATCTCCTTTGGAAAACCCAATCTTGCAAAAATGGACAGAAGAGCTTCAGCCACAGCTACTGACGTGATTTCCTTCATAGGAACAGCCTCCGGAAATCTTGTAGCCAAATCAATCAAGGTTAGAATGTATCTATGGCCTTCTTCAGAAGGTGGAGAAAGTGGACCCACAAGGTCAATGGCAACTCTCTCAAACGGAGTTGATATCTGTGGCATGGCCACCAGTGGGACAGGGTACACCTTCCCTTTCGACACTGTCTTCTGACAGATATCACAACTTTTCACATACCTAGCTACGTCAGCCGAAACACCTGGCCAGAAAAACTTGGCAAGAATTCTCGTCAACGTTCTCCGAATGCCACAATGTCCCGCCAGTAACTGGTCATGTGCAGTCACCATCACAGATGAACGTAAGTTCTCTGGAACCACCACCTGACAAAAAACTTTGTCTTTAGCTTGGTATTGCCTGTAcaaaataccattttctttgTAGAAAGAATATGTCGCCGTTCCTACAGACTTCAATTCTCCACTCACTGCAAGTGAGAAACAACCCTTTAGACTGCAATCTTCAGTCTGGAACCGAATGAGTTCATCACGTGACACAGCCAAATCCTCAATTACCTCTACCAAAGGCTTTTGAGGGAGATCTCGTCTCTTTGCCTGCGCTCGAGTAGTCACAGCCGCGACCCTCTCAAGAATAGGAGAACACTCTGTCACCTTTTCCGAAATCCCCGGAATGTTCCCTATAATCAAATCAGCGACAGGGTCCTCCAGAACACAGCAAAGCAACTCTCCTGAATAGTAAGAGGACTGAACCATCACTTTCGCTTGGCGATATGTATGTATCTCTTGGCAAACGTCTTACAGGCGACGCTACCACCTACAAACTGGTCCCTTGTCACCAACCGACTACGCACTCCACAAATCGTGGCACCCGTGTCACGGAGTACTGAACACGCAACGTTGTTGACACAACCGTGATCAAGATTCAGACTTCCAACAGCCTGAGTAACCGAACAACCAATGTCTGGGACAACAGCATTTCCTGACTCGATCTGCTTGTATATACCTGATTCAATCAGATAGAACGGACAAGACCTCCTGTCATGGCCTCCAACCCCACAAATCAGACAAGGGTTCTGAGGGTGTGTCCGTAGGGGACACTGAACTGACCAATGTCCTTTTCCATGACACAACAGACAAATATCTACGCTCCGGGACAAACCACCTCTGCGACCACCAGTACGATTGCGTCTACTTCCACGAGGATAGTATGTATCACTGTGTGACTGTGCCTGAGCATCAGATGTACCTCTGCCATAGCTCCAGTTACCTTGTCTACGACCCGCAAAACTGGAACCATACCTCTGAGACTGCGGACTACCTCTCCGATTATTGCTTTGTGAAAAAGCAGCTGCAGCGTACTCTTCGTGACTACACGAACCTGCAGAAAAAATGGTTGGTCCCGACTTTCGTGACAAGTTTTTCCCAGGTCTCGCTAAGCGATAGCTCTCGGCAGCTTTGACCATTTCATCCAAAGTAACTAAACCTCGTTCCCGAATGAAAGTAGCTAAGTCAGCTGAAACGCTTTCAAGGAATTGTTCTCCCAGAAACAAGTTCACTAAACCCTCAACATCTGTGGTTATGTCAGATAGCGCAACCCAACGATCAAACAGTCGTCGTAACTCAATCCCAAAAGTTTGGAACGGTTCCTTTTCACTTGGACGGATATTACGGAGTTTTTGCCTGAATGTCTCAGACGTGCACTGAAATTTCTTCAGCAAGTTTTCTTTCAAACATTGGTAT from Littorina saxatilis isolate snail1 linkage group LG16, US_GU_Lsax_2.0, whole genome shotgun sequence encodes the following:
- the LOC138951296 gene encoding uncharacterized protein; translated protein: MESEDDYDALFEKFVKQAETLGLAADKREKYVKESFDRLERKREKDEKEKDREERQKALELEESRRQKEFDRQKEREDAQIEERRRQKELEREERQKELEREERQKELEREERQKELEREERRREREMEHQLKQKELEIRQAEIGAGSHAPQNGRDSHTNVGARPVYPRLPAFREQQDDIDSYLFRFETHAKSLGWEETRWITYLSALLEGNALNLYHSLAAAGELTYQCLKENLLKKFQCTSETFRQKLRNIRPSEKEPFQTFGIELRRLFDRWVALSDITTDVEGLVNLFLGEQFLESVSADLATFIRERGLVTLDEMVKAAESYRLARPGKNLSRKSGPTIFSAGSCSHEEYAAAAFSQSNNRRGSPQSQRYGSSFAGRRQGNWSYGRGTSDAQAQSHSDTYYPRGSRRNRTGGRRGGLSRSVDICLLCHGKGHWSVQCPLRTHPQNPCLICGVGGHDRRSCPFYLIESGIYKQIESGNAVVPDIGCSVTQAVGSLNLDHGCVNNVACSVLRDTGATICGVRSRLVTRDQFVGGSVACKTFAKRYIHIAKRK